From Streptomyces sp. CMB-StM0423, a single genomic window includes:
- a CDS encoding CHAD domain-containing protein has product MTATAAPGGGTLAAGEVLARYLSTQATELLRGLRDLPAQETGAEAGAAAVAGAVHDAAFRIADALGCFGPLLDPEWAERLEGELYWLGTTVLREHVYAARRDRLVTALRRLSGEDDADPAADGTGRRNGVAEAVGTGYAGGAVPGARSRAGGEAAAGAGSGRVTAAGGRRTGVATAAAVGAPRAVGAARAGALLERRLGLARSRAHSEALDALTSARYHALADAVAMLVSDAPLTGAARRSAAALPEHHDELRRVLAAAVAALPLARAGRPYNAAALARGLAAPRAPAADDRDDAPWRHVHALVRRARHAAEILAACPPGTVPVRPAGPPLPAAGAALDRDREAVEAAAAAAAAAATPRIAPATAYALGVLHADQRHEVEAARFTFGRLWQTRGEQE; this is encoded by the coding sequence CGGGACCTCCCGGCCCAGGAGACGGGCGCCGAGGCGGGCGCGGCGGCGGTCGCGGGCGCGGTCCACGACGCGGCGTTCCGCATCGCGGACGCGCTGGGCTGCTTCGGCCCGTTACTGGACCCGGAGTGGGCGGAGCGCCTGGAGGGCGAGCTGTACTGGCTGGGCACGACGGTGCTGCGCGAGCACGTGTACGCGGCGCGCCGGGACCGGCTGGTGACGGCGCTGCGGCGGCTGTCGGGGGAGGACGACGCGGACCCCGCGGCCGACGGGACGGGACGGCGGAACGGGGTGGCGGAGGCGGTCGGCACGGGGTACGCGGGCGGCGCGGTGCCGGGGGCACGGTCCCGCGCCGGCGGCGAAGCCGCGGCCGGCGCCGGTTCCGGGCGGGTGACCGCCGCCGGTGGGCGGCGTACCGGGGTGGCCACCGCTGCCGCGGTCGGCGCGCCGCGGGCCGTGGGGGCGGCCCGGGCCGGGGCGCTGCTGGAGCGGCGGCTGGGGCTGGCGCGGAGCCGGGCGCACTCCGAGGCGCTGGATGCGCTGACGTCCGCGCGGTACCACGCGCTCGCCGACGCTGTCGCGATGCTCGTCTCCGACGCGCCGCTGACCGGCGCCGCCCGGCGGTCCGCCGCCGCGCTGCCCGAGCACCACGACGAGCTGCGCCGCGTGCTGGCCGCCGCCGTCGCCGCGCTGCCGCTGGCCCGCGCCGGCCGCCCGTACAACGCCGCCGCCCTCGCCCGCGGGCTCGCCGCCCCCCGCGCACCCGCCGCCGACGACCGCGACGACGCCCCCTGGCGGCACGTCCACGCCCTCGTCCGCCGCGCCCGGCACGCCGCGGAGATCCTCGCAGCCTGCCCGCCCGGCACGGTCCCCGTACGCCCCGCGGGCCCGCCGCTGCCCGCGGCCGGCGCCGCGCTCGACCGCGACCGCGAGGCCGTCGAGGCCGCCGCGGCGGCCGCGGCCGCCGCCGCGACGCCGCGGATCGCCCCCGCCACCGCCTACGCCCTCGGCGTACTCCACGCCGACCAGCGCCACGAGGTGGAAGCCGCCCGCTTCACCTTCGGCAGGCTCTGGCAGACGAGAGGGGAGCAGGAGTGA
- a CDS encoding NUDIX hydrolase translates to MKEHPTRPIRAAGCVLWRTAPDVPGGLEIALVHRPKYDDWSHPKGKLKHGEEPLAAAVREVAEETGMACEPGAPLPTTHYRVADGRPKEVRYWAARAAAGAFVPNHEVDRVVWLPPAAARRRLTQGHDRALVDALLATLPSEAA, encoded by the coding sequence GTGAAGGAGCACCCGACCCGCCCGATCCGCGCCGCGGGCTGCGTCCTGTGGCGTACCGCACCCGACGTCCCCGGCGGGCTGGAGATCGCTCTCGTCCACCGCCCCAAGTACGACGACTGGTCCCACCCCAAGGGCAAGCTCAAGCACGGCGAGGAGCCCCTGGCGGCCGCGGTCCGCGAGGTCGCCGAGGAGACGGGCATGGCCTGCGAGCCCGGCGCCCCGCTGCCCACGACCCACTACCGGGTGGCGGACGGCCGCCCCAAGGAGGTCCGCTACTGGGCCGCGCGGGCGGCCGCGGGCGCGTTCGTCCCGAACCACGAGGTGGACCGCGTCGTCTGGCTCCCCCCGGCCGCGGCCCGCCGCCGACTGACCCAGGGCCACGACCGCGCCCTGGTCGACGCCCTCCTGGCCACCCTGCCCTCCGAGGCGGCCTGA
- a CDS encoding VOC family protein, with translation MELTSFYPVIGTSRPTESRDFYVRLMGFEVTFEADWYVSLRRPGDPAYELALLDPEHPTVPEGYRAAVRGLLLNFEVADVDAEWERLVVREGLRPELELRSEDFGQRHFIVADPNGILIDVITPIAPTGEFAEQYAAQ, from the coding sequence ATGGAGCTGACCAGTTTCTATCCCGTGATCGGCACGAGCCGGCCGACCGAGTCCCGGGACTTCTACGTCCGGCTGATGGGCTTCGAGGTCACCTTCGAGGCCGACTGGTACGTGAGCCTGCGCCGCCCCGGCGACCCGGCGTACGAGCTGGCCCTCCTCGACCCGGAGCACCCCACGGTCCCCGAGGGCTACCGGGCGGCCGTGCGGGGGCTGCTGCTCAACTTCGAGGTCGCGGACGTGGACGCGGAGTGGGAGCGGCTCGTCGTCCGCGAGGGGCTGCGGCCCGAACTGGAGCTGCGCAGCGAGGACTTCGGGCAGCGGCACTTCATCGTCGCGGACCCGAACGGGATCCTCATCGACGTGATCACGCCGATCGCGCCGACGGGCGAGTTCGCCGAACAGTACGCGGCGCAGTAG
- a CDS encoding TetR/AcrR family transcriptional regulator: protein MTARGGVRAEQRAQTRRALLRESRRLFAGRGYGAVGLAEIVRASGVTKGALYHHFDGKADLFRAVLEEVQQEVGRRVAAAAGRHPDPWEQLTAGCREFLTASTDPELQRIMLVDGPAVLGWSEWRAMDEAASARHLTEALTELVDAGVVVRQPVAPLAHLLSGAMNEAALWLAADAGPGDLADTWAALARMLDSLRTTPGAPAAPRASGA from the coding sequence ATGACCGCGCGCGGCGGAGTCAGGGCGGAGCAGCGGGCGCAGACCAGGCGGGCGCTGCTGCGGGAGAGCCGGCGGCTGTTCGCGGGCCGCGGCTACGGGGCCGTGGGGCTGGCCGAGATCGTGCGCGCGTCCGGCGTGACGAAGGGCGCGCTGTACCACCACTTCGACGGCAAGGCGGACCTCTTCCGCGCCGTCCTGGAGGAGGTGCAGCAGGAGGTCGGCCGGCGGGTCGCGGCGGCCGCCGGGCGGCACCCGGACCCCTGGGAGCAACTGACGGCCGGCTGCCGCGAGTTCCTCACCGCGAGCACCGACCCCGAGCTGCAGCGGATCATGCTCGTCGACGGGCCCGCGGTGCTGGGGTGGAGCGAGTGGCGGGCCATGGACGAGGCGGCGTCCGCGCGGCATCTGACGGAGGCGCTGACGGAACTGGTCGACGCGGGGGTGGTGGTGCGGCAGCCGGTGGCGCCGCTGGCGCACCTGCTGTCGGGCGCGATGAACGAGGCGGCGCTGTGGCTGGCCGCCGACGCAGGCCCCGGTGATCTCGCCGACACCTGGGCGGCGTTGGCCCGGATGCTGGACTCGCTCCGTACTACTCCGGGCGCTCCGGCCGCTCCGCGCGCGTCAGGTGCGTGA
- a CDS encoding YbjN domain-containing protein — MAEAASTDTAAGAAGKVVEDTLREAGIEYESPAPGTYVASLPGTRKLSTTCQLIVGRHSLSVNAFVIRHPDENEAGVHRWLLERNTRLYGVGFAVDRLGDIYLVGRLPLAAVSPEELDRVLGTVLETADGSFNRLLELGFATAIRKEYAWRTARGESTRNLEAFTHLTRAERPERPE, encoded by the coding sequence ATGGCTGAGGCAGCGAGCACGGACACGGCCGCGGGCGCGGCGGGCAAGGTCGTCGAGGACACCCTCCGCGAGGCCGGGATCGAGTACGAGTCGCCCGCCCCGGGCACGTACGTCGCCTCCCTGCCCGGCACCCGGAAGCTGTCGACCACCTGCCAGCTCATCGTCGGCCGGCACTCCCTGTCGGTGAACGCCTTCGTGATCCGCCACCCCGACGAGAACGAGGCCGGCGTCCACCGCTGGCTGCTGGAGCGCAACACCCGGCTGTACGGGGTGGGTTTCGCCGTCGACCGGCTCGGCGACATCTACCTCGTCGGACGGCTGCCGCTGGCCGCGGTGTCGCCTGAGGAGCTGGACCGGGTGCTGGGCACGGTGCTGGAGACGGCGGACGGCAGCTTCAACAGGCTGCTGGAGCTGGGGTTCGCGACGGCGATCCGCAAGGAGTACGCGTGGCGTACCGCCCGCGGGGAGTCGACGCGCAACCTGGAGGCGTTCACGCACCTGACGCGCGCGGAGCGGCCGGAGCGCCCGGAGTAG
- the mshA gene encoding D-inositol-3-phosphate glycosyltransferase, translated as MSHHLSRLRALARHRRPRRVAMLSVHTSPLHQPGTGDAGGMNVYIVELARRLAEIGVEVEVFTRATTAGLPPVVELAPGVLVRHVDAGPYEGLAKEDLPAQLCAFTHGVMQAEAGHRPGFYDLVHSHYWLSGQVGWLAAERWGVPLVHAMHTMAKVKNAALATGDSAEPPARVIGESQVVRAAERLIANTDDEAHDLIHHYDADPARVAIVRPGVNLDVFRPGGPGRHGDSRARARAALGLPQGAFVPLFAGRIQPLKAPDVLLHAVALLLEREPALRERLVVPVVGGPSGSGLARPAALQKLAAKLGISDVVRFTPPVAQEALARWFRAASVLVMPSYSESFGLVALEAQACGTPVVAAAVGGLPVAVRDGVTGLLVDGHDPADFAGALGRLAADTALAGRMGTAAAGHAAGFGWDAAARATADVYAAAIAGYPHAVEPRLRSPHG; from the coding sequence GTGAGCCACCACCTGTCCCGGCTCCGCGCGCTCGCGCGGCACCGGCGGCCGCGTCGCGTCGCCATGCTCTCCGTGCACACCTCACCCCTCCATCAGCCGGGCACCGGCGACGCCGGGGGCATGAACGTCTACATCGTCGAACTGGCCCGCCGCCTCGCCGAGATCGGCGTCGAGGTGGAGGTCTTCACCCGTGCCACCACCGCCGGTCTCCCGCCGGTCGTCGAGCTGGCGCCAGGGGTGCTCGTACGGCACGTGGACGCCGGCCCGTACGAGGGGCTGGCCAAGGAGGATCTGCCCGCACAGCTCTGCGCGTTCACCCACGGCGTGATGCAGGCCGAGGCCGGGCACCGCCCCGGCTTCTACGACCTCGTGCACTCCCACTACTGGCTCTCCGGCCAGGTCGGCTGGCTCGCCGCCGAGCGCTGGGGCGTGCCGCTCGTGCACGCGATGCACACCATGGCCAAGGTCAAGAACGCCGCCCTCGCCACCGGCGACAGCGCCGAGCCGCCCGCCCGCGTCATCGGCGAGAGCCAGGTCGTACGGGCCGCGGAGCGGCTCATCGCCAACACCGACGACGAGGCCCACGACCTGATCCACCACTACGACGCCGACCCCGCCCGCGTCGCCATCGTGCGCCCCGGCGTGAACCTCGACGTCTTCCGCCCCGGGGGTCCGGGCCGCCACGGCGACTCCCGCGCCCGGGCCCGCGCCGCGCTCGGGCTGCCGCAGGGCGCCTTCGTGCCGCTGTTCGCCGGCCGCATACAGCCGCTCAAGGCCCCCGACGTGCTGCTGCACGCCGTGGCGCTGCTCCTGGAGCGGGAGCCGGCGCTGCGCGAGCGGCTGGTGGTGCCGGTGGTGGGCGGGCCGAGCGGGAGCGGTCTTGCCAGGCCGGCGGCGCTGCAGAAGCTGGCGGCGAAGCTGGGGATATCCGACGTCGTACGGTTCACGCCGCCGGTGGCGCAGGAGGCGCTGGCCCGCTGGTTCCGGGCGGCGTCGGTGCTGGTGATGCCGTCGTACAGCGAGTCGTTCGGGCTGGTCGCGCTGGAGGCGCAGGCGTGCGGGACGCCGGTGGTGGCGGCGGCGGTCGGCGGGCTGCCGGTCGCGGTGCGCGACGGCGTCACGGGGCTGCTGGTCGACGGGCACGACCCGGCGGACTTCGCCGGCGCACTGGGGCGGCTCGCCGCCGACACGGCGCTGGCCGGCCGGATGGGCACGGCGGCGGCCGGGCACGCGGCGGGCTTCGGCTGGGACGCCGCCGCCCGTGCGACGGCCGACGTGTACGCCGCGGCGATCGCCGGGTACCCCCACGCCGTAGAGCCTCGCCTACGATCGCCGCATGGCTGA
- a CDS encoding SAM-dependent methyltransferase, producing MVSQQRPGQAAPPARSARPVGSATRGTTNPNRLRRMDRWIAAAHGTALRRTARTEGRAVAVDLGYGAAPWTAVELLERLRTACPRAEVAGVEIDPERVAAARPYAREGLTFLRGGFEVPLPGGARPALIRAANVLRQYGEEEVPAAWARLTARLGADGLLVEGTCDEAGRRHVWVALGPEGPRTVTFAAHLATLAAPSDLAERLPKALIHRNVPGEPVHAFLRDFDRAWSTAAPYAPLGARQRWIRTANALSADWPLTDGPGRWRQGELTLPWAAVAPRGWAA from the coding sequence ATGGTGTCCCAGCAGCGGCCCGGTCAGGCCGCGCCCCCGGCGCGGTCCGCGCGGCCCGTGGGGTCCGCGACCCGGGGGACGACCAACCCCAACCGGCTGCGCCGCATGGACCGCTGGATCGCCGCCGCCCACGGCACCGCCCTGCGCCGCACCGCGCGCACCGAGGGCCGGGCCGTCGCCGTCGACCTCGGGTACGGCGCCGCCCCCTGGACCGCCGTCGAACTGCTGGAGCGGCTGCGCACCGCCTGCCCGCGGGCCGAGGTCGCGGGCGTGGAGATCGACCCGGAGCGGGTGGCCGCGGCGCGTCCGTACGCCCGCGAAGGGCTGACGTTCCTCCGCGGCGGCTTCGAGGTCCCGCTGCCCGGCGGCGCCCGCCCGGCACTGATCCGGGCGGCCAACGTGCTGCGCCAGTACGGCGAGGAGGAGGTCCCGGCGGCGTGGGCGCGGCTCACGGCGCGGCTCGGCGCGGACGGCCTGCTGGTGGAGGGGACGTGCGACGAGGCGGGCCGCCGGCACGTGTGGGTGGCGCTGGGTCCCGAGGGCCCCCGTACCGTCACCTTCGCCGCCCACCTGGCGACCCTCGCCGCGCCCTCGGACCTGGCGGAGCGGCTGCCGAAGGCGCTGATCCACCGCAACGTCCCGGGCGAGCCGGTGCACGCGTTCCTGCGCGACTTCGACCGTGCCTGGTCGACGGCGGCCCCGTACGCCCCGCTCGGCGCCCGGCAGCGCTGGATCCGTACGGCGAACGCCCTGTCGGCGGACTGGCCCCTGACCGACGGCCCGGGCCGCTGGCGCCAGGGCGAGCTGACACTCCCCTGGGCGGCGGTGGCCCCGCGGGGCTGGGCGGCGTAG
- a CDS encoding MDR family MFS transporter produces MSVTRIGRAARETVSGLPREFWWLWTSTLVNRLGGFVATFMALYLTQERGHSASYAGLVAALYGLGGVISSLGGGVLADRLGRRPTLMLAQSSTAVTVAVLGFTSHPVAIPAVAFAVGMASNASRPAVQAMMADIVPPADRVRAFSLNYWAINLGFAISSAGAGFIAEYSYRAGFLIEGALTLVCAILVFVKLPESRPERPAGAAGEAADPVSLGTVVRDGRFMGVVGLSFLIALIFMQAYVSLPVAMGDQGFSSSDFGLAIAVNGVLIVVMQIPVTRFIEHRDPRMLLIVSSLLAGYGFGLNVFAGSVAVYALVVCVWTLGEIVNAPTQTSIVVRLSPVHGRGRYQGMYTTSWAVASLAAPLLGGWVIDAAGAEWLWAGCAAVGTVAAAGYGLLMRGLPTEDPVVEPVVDPVGKPGGDAAGKPGAESAKDRAPGADSATTAVVGSAENVVEESSARPL; encoded by the coding sequence GTGTCCGTCACCCGCATCGGACGTGCCGCCCGCGAGACCGTCTCAGGACTGCCGCGCGAGTTCTGGTGGCTGTGGACGTCCACGCTCGTGAACCGGCTCGGCGGCTTCGTCGCCACCTTCATGGCCCTCTACCTCACGCAGGAGCGCGGCCACTCCGCCTCGTACGCCGGTCTGGTCGCCGCGCTCTACGGGCTCGGCGGCGTGATCTCCTCGCTCGGCGGCGGCGTGCTCGCCGACCGCCTCGGGCGCCGCCCCACGCTGATGCTCGCGCAGTCCTCGACCGCCGTGACCGTCGCCGTCCTCGGCTTCACCAGCCACCCCGTGGCCATCCCCGCCGTCGCCTTCGCCGTCGGCATGGCGTCCAACGCCTCCCGGCCCGCGGTGCAGGCGATGATGGCGGACATCGTCCCGCCCGCCGACCGGGTACGGGCCTTCTCGCTCAACTACTGGGCGATCAACCTGGGCTTCGCGATCTCCTCCGCCGGCGCCGGCTTCATCGCCGAGTACAGCTACCGGGCCGGTTTCCTCATCGAGGGCGCCCTGACCCTCGTCTGCGCGATCCTCGTCTTCGTCAAGCTCCCGGAGTCCCGGCCGGAGCGCCCCGCGGGCGCGGCGGGCGAGGCGGCGGACCCCGTCAGCCTGGGCACGGTCGTGCGCGACGGGCGGTTCATGGGGGTTGTCGGGCTGTCGTTCCTGATCGCGCTCATCTTCATGCAGGCGTACGTCTCGCTGCCGGTGGCGATGGGCGACCAGGGCTTCTCCAGCTCGGACTTCGGGCTCGCCATCGCCGTGAACGGCGTGCTGATCGTCGTCATGCAGATACCCGTGACCCGGTTCATCGAGCACCGCGACCCGAGGATGCTGCTGATCGTCTCCTCGCTGCTGGCGGGGTACGGGTTCGGGCTCAACGTCTTCGCCGGGTCCGTCGCGGTGTACGCGCTCGTCGTCTGCGTCTGGACGCTCGGCGAGATCGTCAACGCCCCGACGCAGACGAGCATCGTCGTCCGTCTCTCCCCCGTCCACGGGCGCGGGCGGTACCAGGGCATGTACACCACGTCCTGGGCCGTCGCGTCGCTGGCCGCGCCGCTGCTGGGCGGGTGGGTCATCGACGCGGCCGGGGCGGAGTGGCTGTGGGCGGGGTGCGCGGCGGTGGGCACGGTGGCGGCGGCGGGGTACGGGCTGCTGATGCGCGGGCTGCCGACGGAGGACCCGGTGGTGGAGCCGGTGGTCGATCCGGTGGGGAAGCCGGGGGGTGACGCGGCCGGGAAGCCCGGCGCGGAGTCCGCCAAGGACCGGGCGCCGGGGGCGGATTCGGCCACCACGGCGGTCGTGGGGTCGGCAGAAAACGTCGTTGAAGAATCGTCCGCCAGACCGCTGTAG
- a CDS encoding phosphoglyceromutase produces MADAPYKLILLRHGESDWNAKNLFTGWVDVNLTDKGEKEAVRGGELLREAGWLPDVVHTSLLKRAIRTANMSLAACDRHWIPVARSWRLNERHYGALQGKDKAQTLAEFGEEQFMTWRRSYDTPPPPISDDSEFSQAHDARYAHIPSELRPKTECLKDVLERALPYWYDSIVPDLQAGRTVLVAAHGNSLRALVKHLDGIPDEEIPGLNIPTGIPLAYELDADLRPVGSGGTYLDPEAAASAIQAVANQGKK; encoded by the coding sequence ATGGCCGACGCACCGTACAAGCTGATCCTCCTCCGCCACGGAGAGAGCGACTGGAACGCCAAGAACCTGTTCACCGGCTGGGTGGACGTGAACCTCACCGACAAGGGCGAGAAGGAGGCGGTGCGCGGCGGCGAGCTGCTGCGCGAGGCCGGCTGGCTGCCGGACGTCGTCCACACGTCGCTGCTCAAGCGCGCCATCAGGACCGCGAACATGTCGCTGGCCGCCTGCGACCGGCACTGGATCCCGGTCGCCCGCTCCTGGCGGCTCAACGAGCGGCACTACGGCGCGCTGCAGGGCAAGGACAAGGCGCAGACGCTCGCCGAGTTCGGCGAGGAGCAGTTCATGACCTGGCGCCGCTCGTACGACACGCCCCCGCCGCCGATCTCCGACGACAGCGAGTTCTCGCAGGCGCACGACGCGCGCTACGCGCACATCCCCAGCGAGCTGCGGCCGAAGACCGAGTGCCTGAAGGACGTGCTGGAGCGGGCCCTGCCGTACTGGTACGACAGCATCGTGCCGGACCTCCAGGCCGGCCGGACGGTGCTCGTCGCGGCCCACGGCAACAGCCTGCGGGCGCTGGTCAAGCACCTCGACGGCATCCCCGACGAGGAGATCCCCGGCCTGAACATCCCCACCGGCATCCCGCTGGCGTACGAGCTGGACGCCGATCTCCGCCCGGTCGGCAGCGGCGGCACGTACCTCGACCCGGAGGCGGCGGCCTCGGCCATCCAGGCGGTCGCGAACCAGGGCAAGAAGTAG
- the phoU gene encoding phosphate signaling complex protein PhoU: MRDSYHEELDSIGEGLVDMARLVGSAMGRATAALLDADLQLAESVIAGDEKVDDLQRELETRAIQLLARQQPVATDLRIVVTSLRMSADLERAGDLAKHVAKLARLRYPGRCIPDDLHATVLEMGQLAQRLMAKTAEVVTTKNVDLALELEQDDDRMDYLHRKIFQHLMDDRWKHGIETAVDVTLIGRYYERFADHAVACSGRVVYLVTGEHADELSAAPIEGA, from the coding sequence ATGCGCGACTCTTACCACGAGGAGCTCGACTCGATCGGCGAGGGCCTTGTCGACATGGCCCGGCTGGTCGGCTCCGCCATGGGCCGTGCCACGGCAGCCCTGCTCGACGCCGACCTGCAGCTCGCCGAGAGCGTGATCGCGGGCGACGAGAAGGTGGACGACCTGCAGCGCGAGCTGGAGACGCGGGCCATCCAGTTGCTCGCCAGGCAGCAGCCCGTGGCCACGGACCTGCGCATCGTGGTGACGTCGCTGCGGATGAGCGCCGACCTGGAGCGCGCCGGCGACCTGGCCAAGCACGTCGCCAAGCTCGCCCGGCTGCGCTACCCCGGCCGCTGCATCCCCGACGACCTGCACGCCACCGTCCTGGAGATGGGGCAGCTCGCGCAGCGGCTGATGGCGAAGACCGCGGAGGTCGTCACCACCAAGAACGTCGACCTGGCGCTGGAGCTGGAGCAGGACGACGATCGGATGGACTACCTGCACCGCAAGATCTTCCAGCACCTGATGGACGACCGCTGGAAGCACGGCATCGAGACCGCGGTGGACGTGACGCTGATCGGCCGCTACTACGAGCGCTTTGCCGATCACGCCGTGGCCTGCTCCGGCCGGGTGGTCTACCTGGTGACCGGCGAGCACGCCGACGAGCTGAGCGCGGCACCGATCGAAGGAGCGTAG
- a CDS encoding sensor histidine kinase, with protein sequence MDVNAAVAAAAAIAGLCTGVIAVLAFRWSEREQARPTRTSLHTDAVLPPGVDTVLSVLRSSAVVLDEEDAVVKASSAAYALGLVRGGRLAVEPMLAMARDTRRDGEIRQVELDLPRRSGRGEALAVSARVAPLGSRLVLLLVEDMTEARRIEAVRRDFVANVSHELKTPVGALSLLSEAVMDAADDPEAVERFAGRMQGEATRLTSLVQELIDLSRVQNDDPLEDAEPVRVDELVGEAIERCRQQAGAKQITIATGGTAGLHVWGHRGQLAAALGNLVENAVNYSPARTRVGIAARRLPAQGGDLIEIAVTDQGIGISEKDRERVFERFYRVDPARSRATGGTGLGLAIVKHVAASHGGEVTVWSAEGQGSTFTLRLPEAARPKTGRPDTGRSGALIGPEDLDGEDRLRLDVTDASDTAPEVIP encoded by the coding sequence ATGGACGTGAACGCGGCAGTCGCCGCAGCGGCAGCGATCGCCGGGCTGTGCACCGGCGTCATTGCCGTGCTCGCGTTCCGCTGGAGCGAGCGTGAGCAGGCCAGGCCGACGCGCACCTCGCTGCACACGGACGCGGTGCTGCCTCCCGGCGTGGACACCGTCCTGTCCGTCCTGCGCTCCTCCGCCGTCGTGCTCGACGAGGAAGACGCCGTCGTCAAGGCCAGCTCCGCGGCGTACGCCCTGGGACTGGTCCGCGGCGGCCGGCTGGCGGTGGAGCCGATGCTGGCCATGGCCCGCGACACCCGGCGCGACGGCGAGATACGGCAGGTGGAGCTGGACCTGCCCCGGCGCAGCGGCCGCGGCGAGGCGCTGGCGGTCTCCGCCCGCGTCGCCCCGCTCGGCTCCCGGCTGGTCCTGCTGCTCGTCGAGGACATGACCGAGGCGCGGCGCATCGAGGCCGTCCGCCGCGACTTCGTCGCGAACGTCAGCCACGAGCTGAAGACCCCGGTCGGCGCGCTGTCCCTGCTCTCCGAGGCGGTCATGGACGCCGCCGACGACCCCGAGGCCGTGGAGCGGTTCGCCGGCCGGATGCAGGGCGAGGCGACCCGGCTGACCAGCCTCGTCCAGGAGCTGATCGACCTCTCCCGGGTGCAGAACGACGACCCGCTGGAGGACGCCGAGCCCGTACGGGTCGACGAGCTGGTCGGCGAGGCCATAGAGCGGTGCCGGCAGCAGGCCGGTGCCAAGCAGATAACCATCGCCACCGGCGGCACGGCCGGACTCCACGTCTGGGGCCACCGCGGCCAGCTCGCCGCGGCCCTGGGCAACCTGGTGGAGAACGCCGTGAACTACAGCCCGGCCCGCACCAGGGTCGGCATCGCGGCCCGCCGGCTGCCCGCCCAGGGCGGCGACCTGATCGAGATCGCGGTCACCGACCAGGGCATCGGCATCTCCGAGAAAGACCGCGAGCGGGTCTTCGAGCGCTTCTACCGGGTCGACCCGGCGCGCTCGCGGGCCACCGGCGGGACCGGACTCGGTCTCGCCATCGTCAAGCACGTGGCCGCCTCGCACGGCGGGGAGGTCACGGTGTGGAGCGCTGAGGGCCAGGGCTCCACGTTCACCCTGCGGCTACCCGAAGCCGCACGTCCGAAGACCGGCCGGCCCGACACCGGCCGCAGCGGCGCTCTCATCGGCCCGGAGGACCTCGACGGCGAGGACCGGCTCCGGCTCGATGTGACCGACGCGTCAGACACAGCTCCGGAGGTCATTCCGTGA
- a CDS encoding response regulator transcription factor, with the protein MTRVLVVEDEESFSDALSYMLRKEGFEVAVATTGPEALDDFDRNGADLVLLDLMLPGLPGTEVCRQLRGRSNVPVIMVTAKDSEIDKVVGLEIGADDYVTKPFSSRELVARIRAVLRRRGEPEEAEPAALEVGPVRMDVDRHVVTVAGDKVDLPLKEFDLLEMLLRNAGRVLTRMQLIDRVWGADYVGDTKTLDVHVKRLRAKIEPDPGAPRYLVTVRGLGYKFEP; encoded by the coding sequence GTGACCCGGGTTCTCGTCGTCGAGGACGAAGAATCGTTCAGCGACGCACTGTCGTACATGCTCCGCAAGGAGGGCTTCGAGGTAGCCGTGGCCACCACGGGCCCCGAGGCGCTCGACGACTTCGACCGCAACGGCGCCGACCTGGTGCTGCTGGACCTCATGCTGCCGGGCCTGCCCGGCACCGAGGTGTGCCGCCAGTTGCGTGGCCGGTCCAACGTCCCGGTCATCATGGTGACCGCCAAGGACAGCGAGATCGACAAGGTCGTCGGCCTGGAAATAGGAGCCGACGACTACGTGACCAAACCCTTCTCCTCCCGGGAGCTGGTCGCCCGGATCCGCGCGGTCCTGCGCCGCCGCGGCGAACCGGAGGAGGCGGAACCGGCGGCCCTGGAGGTCGGCCCGGTCCGGATGGACGTCGACCGGCACGTGGTGACGGTCGCCGGCGACAAGGTCGACCTGCCGCTGAAGGAGTTCGACCTGCTGGAGATGCTGCTGCGCAACGCCGGCCGCGTGCTGACCCGGATGCAGCTCATCGACCGGGTCTGGGGCGCCGACTACGTCGGCGACACCAAGACCCTCGACGTCCACGTCAAGCGGCTGCGCGCGAAGATCGAGCCCGATCCGGGCGCGCCGCGGTATCTGGTGACGGTCCGCGGCCTGGGCTACAAGTTCGAGCCGTAG
- a CDS encoding CarD family transcriptional regulator: MTFKVGDTVVYPHHGAALIEAIETRQIKGVDKTYLVLKVAQGDLTVRVPADNAEFVGVRDVVGQEGLERVFEVLRAPYAEEPTNWSRRYKANLEKLASGDVIKVAEVVRDLWRRERERGLSAGEKRMLAKARQILVSELALCESTNEDKAEALLDEVLAS, translated from the coding sequence ATGACGTTCAAGGTTGGCGACACCGTGGTCTATCCCCATCACGGGGCCGCGCTGATTGAGGCCATCGAAACTCGCCAGATCAAAGGTGTGGACAAGACCTACTTGGTGCTGAAAGTCGCGCAGGGCGACTTGACGGTGCGCGTGCCGGCGGACAATGCCGAGTTCGTCGGGGTACGCGATGTGGTGGGCCAGGAAGGGTTGGAGCGGGTCTTCGAGGTGCTGCGTGCACCGTATGCGGAAGAGCCCACCAACTGGTCCCGGCGGTACAAGGCGAACCTGGAGAAGCTCGCTTCGGGCGACGTGATCAAGGTCGCGGAGGTCGTCCGGGATCTGTGGCGCCGGGAGCGCGAGCGCGGTCTCTCCGCAGGGGAGAAGCGGATGCTCGCCAAGGCCCGCCAGATCCTGGTGAGCGAGCTGGCGCTGTGTGAGAGCACGAACGAGGACAAGGCGGAAGCGCTGCTCGACGAGGTGCTGGCGTCCTGA